A window from Photobacterium atrarenae encodes these proteins:
- a CDS encoding DUF4397 domain-containing protein codes for MAASYLLSINNQEEGIDMKFNSFAIMIGCTTLLSGCLLQDDESQIRVTHASSDAPPVAIALNDAVVDGLESVDYQVGSSLINLESGTYSVAVDALLPGDEQSRVIEVNLDFAPEMQYDIIALNNAANIEPVVLSREDIAPGSEEIRLDVLHGHPDVGAVDIYLTTAESLDDASPAISGLDFKQDSDDLPVTLPAETYRIRVTLSGDPNVVFDSGELALSGGSDLMITAVPNVDAGAVSPVNLLVVDGEASQVFRHVDEQAIVRVVHAVSDATGTPVDVLASGSAVEGLTNIGFGEFRSQALTPESYDLSVVDTATQSVELFAAPDTSFDAGTATSIYAVGKLTDMSIEPLVIAEDLRPVALYGKVRVVHASPTAGELGVVDVHASTDGMFSEATVILDNVDFKDTATLNVPAGTYSLAVIFDGDTTFIPAVEAMVTIDAGRVYSVVATDDFTGLLLNVDNMLP; via the coding sequence ATGGCTGCGTCGTATCTACTCTCGATCAACAACCAGGAAGAGGGTATTGATATGAAGTTCAATTCATTCGCGATCATGATCGGTTGTACGACCTTGTTGTCGGGGTGTCTGCTTCAAGATGATGAGTCACAGATCCGGGTGACGCATGCCAGTTCTGATGCGCCGCCGGTTGCGATTGCGCTCAATGATGCCGTGGTCGACGGATTGGAATCGGTTGATTATCAAGTGGGGAGTTCGCTGATCAACCTGGAATCCGGAACTTACAGCGTTGCTGTCGATGCGCTGCTTCCCGGTGATGAACAAAGCAGGGTGATCGAAGTCAACTTAGATTTCGCGCCGGAGATGCAGTATGACATCATTGCCCTTAATAATGCGGCCAATATTGAGCCGGTGGTGCTGAGCCGGGAAGATATTGCCCCCGGCAGTGAAGAGATCCGCCTGGATGTGCTTCATGGCCATCCTGATGTCGGTGCGGTTGACATTTACTTGACCACTGCAGAGAGTCTGGATGACGCGTCTCCGGCCATCAGCGGGTTGGACTTTAAGCAAGACAGCGATGATTTGCCGGTCACTTTGCCTGCCGAGACCTACCGAATCCGGGTGACCTTGAGTGGCGATCCGAACGTTGTGTTTGACAGTGGTGAGCTGGCCTTGAGTGGCGGCAGTGATTTGATGATTACCGCTGTGCCGAATGTGGATGCCGGAGCCGTGTCGCCGGTGAACCTGTTGGTCGTCGATGGGGAAGCCAGTCAGGTGTTCCGTCATGTTGATGAGCAAGCGATTGTCAGAGTGGTTCATGCTGTTTCGGATGCGACGGGGACGCCGGTGGACGTACTGGCTTCCGGTAGTGCCGTTGAGGGGCTGACCAATATCGGGTTTGGTGAATTTCGCAGTCAGGCGTTGACGCCGGAGAGCTATGATCTGAGCGTCGTGGATACCGCCACCCAGTCTGTCGAACTGTTTGCTGCGCCCGATACATCGTTTGATGCCGGAACGGCAACCAGTATTTATGCGGTCGGAAAGCTGACGGATATGTCGATCGAGCCACTGGTGATCGCTGAAGACCTGCGTCCTGTCGCCTTGTACGGCAAGGTACGGGTCGTCCATGCCAGCCCAACGGCGGGTGAGCTGGGCGTGGTGGATGTTCATGCATCTACCGACGGAATGTTCAGTGAGGCCACCGTCATCCTGGATAATGTGGACTTCAAGGATACGGCCACGTTGAATGTGCCTGCCGGGACCTACTCGCTGGCGGTTATTTTCGACGGGGACACAACGTTCATCCCGGCAGTAGAAGCCATGGTGACGATTGATGCCGGACGTGTGTACTCGGTGGTGGCAACGGATGATTTCACAGGGCTGCTACTCAATGTCGATAACATGCTGCCGTAG
- a CDS encoding MBL fold metallo-hydrolase, whose amino-acid sequence MKTSLKASVTAVIVALGLGAGCSGQVNGDYVQSEDTRLARIAASPQFVDGKVVSRLPQVETKEGMLKTMWKFFTQRKQYKPGKALAFEPVDTELLAERSSSLRVTWLGHSSLFVELDRSRILIDPVFEYASPSLFSSWFGRNVPAPVSREDLPQPDVILISHDHYDHLEESTVRFYAKQDVTFYVPLGVGRYLETWGVHPENIQEFDWWESEQLNGVTFTAAPANHNSGRGLFDHNTTLWSSWAIQGNAGSVFYSGDSAYGEHFKEIGERLGPFDLSFIEVAANVKNGKGYPVEGWGHMQASHTLQAHQDVRADQLMPVHWSTYELFLHRWDEPVTDLIAEAETSDVALVTPMVGQSLDFAQPVQTTYWWQKDSGWLDFSKLAQVAY is encoded by the coding sequence ATGAAGACTTCACTCAAGGCATCTGTAACCGCTGTCATTGTTGCGCTGGGCCTGGGCGCGGGTTGCAGTGGCCAGGTCAATGGTGACTATGTACAGAGCGAAGACACCCGACTAGCGCGGATTGCAGCTTCCCCCCAATTTGTGGACGGTAAGGTGGTGTCCCGCCTGCCGCAGGTTGAGACGAAAGAAGGGATGCTGAAAACGATGTGGAAGTTCTTTACTCAGCGTAAGCAATACAAGCCGGGGAAAGCGCTGGCGTTTGAACCGGTTGATACCGAATTGCTGGCAGAGCGAAGCAGCTCGCTGCGGGTGACCTGGCTGGGGCACTCTTCCTTGTTTGTCGAGCTGGATCGGTCCCGGATCCTGATCGACCCGGTATTTGAATACGCTTCACCCAGCCTGTTTTCGTCCTGGTTTGGCCGCAATGTCCCGGCGCCGGTCAGTCGTGAGGACTTGCCTCAGCCAGATGTGATCCTCATTTCTCATGATCACTATGATCATCTCGAAGAGAGTACGGTCCGTTTCTATGCCAAGCAAGATGTGACCTTTTATGTCCCGCTGGGGGTCGGTCGCTATCTGGAAACATGGGGCGTTCACCCTGAGAATATCCAGGAGTTTGACTGGTGGGAGAGTGAGCAGCTCAATGGCGTAACCTTTACCGCGGCGCCGGCCAACCACAACTCCGGACGTGGCCTGTTTGACCACAATACCACACTGTGGTCATCCTGGGCGATCCAGGGCAATGCCGGCAGCGTGTTCTACAGTGGCGACTCTGCCTATGGTGAGCATTTTAAGGAGATCGGTGAACGTCTGGGGCCGTTTGATTTGTCCTTTATTGAAGTGGCGGCCAATGTGAAAAACGGCAAAGGCTATCCGGTGGAAGGCTGGGGTCATATGCAGGCGAGTCATACCCTGCAGGCTCACCAGGATGTGCGGGCTGATCAGCTGATGCCGGTTCACTGGTCGACTTACGAGCTGTTCCTACATCGCTGGGACGAGCCAGTGACCGATTTGATTGCCGAAGCGGAAACATCCGACGTAGCGCTGGTCACCCCGATGGTCGGCCAGTCACTCGATTTTGCTCAGCCGGTGCAGACTACGTACTGGTGGC
- a CDS encoding TetR/AcrR family transcriptional regulator → MVKITEIKQENILCAAIEIFQAKGLEQASMEAISKKAEVSKRTLYKYYPTKEALFSAMVEQLFANVIHINQISFDPDQSVEAQLTDIARQEVALVSSDCFISLARVVCSESIRSQKYASLILQDVQKLENCKGLEKWIRGGIEAGKLSVECPHIASEQFLASLKSITFYPQLFAHQPPTSEPERELAIRMAVKQFVNTYEIAA, encoded by the coding sequence ATGGTTAAAATAACTGAAATTAAACAAGAAAATATTCTTTGCGCCGCCATCGAGATTTTCCAGGCCAAGGGACTGGAACAAGCCAGTATGGAAGCCATTTCGAAAAAGGCAGAAGTGTCCAAGCGGACGCTGTACAAGTACTATCCCACTAAAGAAGCCTTGTTCAGCGCCATGGTCGAGCAGCTGTTTGCCAATGTGATCCACATTAACCAGATATCATTCGACCCTGACCAGAGTGTCGAGGCGCAGCTGACTGATATTGCCCGGCAGGAAGTGGCGCTGGTCTCAAGCGACTGTTTTATTTCGCTGGCCCGCGTGGTGTGCTCGGAGTCTATCCGCTCGCAAAAATACGCCTCGCTGATCCTGCAGGATGTGCAAAAACTGGAGAACTGCAAGGGACTGGAGAAATGGATCCGAGGCGGGATCGAAGCCGGAAAGCTCAGCGTTGAGTGCCCGCATATTGCTTCAGAGCAATTTCTCGCCTCGCTCAAGAGCATTACTTTCTATCCGCAGCTGTTTGCCCACCAGCCGCCGACCAGTGAGCCCGAAAGAGAACTTGCCATCCGGATGGCAGTAAAACAGTTTGTGAACACGTACGAGATCGCCGCTTAA
- a CDS encoding sigma-70 family RNA polymerase sigma factor produces the protein MIKIDRTTHANKAKEPMQDEAVPATDVAELLFQIAYFRCQQSYEKLFTLMAPKLLNYSRKQLRDDAMAMEVVQETMLKLWLKAHLYDESKGAAVTWIYSVARNVKFDLLRKMKHQNDWVQGDDLWPTLAQEHDPTRLPDEFQAIVSQELEDLVSTLPPAQAEVVRMICLQGTSHQEVADALGVPLGTIKSRLRLALKKMKEALDD, from the coding sequence ATGATTAAAATCGATCGAACCACGCACGCCAACAAGGCCAAGGAGCCCATGCAAGACGAAGCCGTCCCGGCAACGGATGTCGCTGAGCTGTTATTCCAGATTGCGTATTTCCGGTGTCAGCAAAGTTACGAAAAGCTCTTCACACTCATGGCCCCTAAGCTTTTGAACTATTCTCGCAAGCAGCTCAGGGATGATGCCATGGCGATGGAAGTCGTCCAGGAAACTATGCTGAAACTCTGGCTCAAAGCCCACCTCTATGATGAATCCAAAGGCGCTGCGGTCACCTGGATCTACTCCGTGGCCCGGAATGTTAAATTCGATTTGCTGCGAAAGATGAAACACCAGAACGACTGGGTCCAAGGTGATGATCTTTGGCCGACACTGGCACAAGAACATGATCCAACCCGCTTACCCGACGAATTTCAAGCGATTGTCAGCCAGGAGCTGGAAGATTTGGTCAGCACCTTACCGCCTGCTCAGGCCGAAGTGGTTCGAATGATTTGCCTGCAAGGAACATCCCATCAGGAGGTCGCTGACGCGCTGGGCGTCCCCCTGGGAACGATCAAAAGCCGGCTACGGCTGGCCCTGAAAAAAATGAAGGAGGCCCTGGATGACTGA
- a CDS encoding ChrR family anti-sigma-E factor yields MTDIRYHPNTDLLADYASGDLDPASSILISSHLELCPQCQQHVAQLEVQEARSLALTPHEPLSEELSAMMAQILTRSDTDKTQEAPHDEATPEVSQTITVNNKVFPLPRALRAHADQIGPWSRLPGNLKRAHVNTGGESKMNFIYMDCDSALPQHTHQGQEITLVLAGEFVDEKATYRPGDFIVLTPEHQHTPKTRPDMDCLCLTLLDAPLHFTSGLATLLNPFSQLFFR; encoded by the coding sequence ATGACTGACATTCGCTACCACCCGAACACCGACCTCCTGGCCGACTATGCGAGCGGTGATTTGGATCCGGCTTCAAGTATTCTGATCAGTTCGCACCTGGAGCTGTGTCCGCAATGCCAACAACATGTTGCGCAACTGGAAGTGCAGGAAGCACGTTCACTGGCCCTGACACCGCACGAACCGCTGTCCGAAGAACTCTCAGCAATGATGGCGCAGATCCTCACCCGCAGTGATACCGACAAGACCCAGGAAGCCCCTCATGATGAGGCGACACCTGAGGTCAGCCAAACCATCACGGTGAACAACAAGGTGTTTCCGCTTCCCCGTGCGCTCAGGGCACATGCTGATCAAATTGGTCCCTGGTCCCGGCTGCCAGGTAACCTGAAACGGGCGCATGTGAATACCGGCGGTGAAAGCAAAATGAACTTTATCTACATGGACTGCGACAGTGCCCTGCCCCAGCATACCCACCAGGGACAGGAAATTACCCTGGTCCTGGCCGGGGAGTTTGTCGATGAGAAAGCCACCTACCGGCCGGGGGACTTTATTGTCCTAACCCCCGAGCATCAGCATACCCCAAAAACCCGGCCCGATATGGATTGCCTGTGCCTGACCCTGCTGGATGCACCGCTGCACTTTACTTCCGGCCTGGCGACGCTGCTGAACCCGTTCAGCCAGCTCTTTTTCCGCTGA